One genomic region from Phragmites australis chromosome 1, lpPhrAust1.1, whole genome shotgun sequence encodes:
- the LOC133890740 gene encoding uncharacterized protein LOC133890740 — MLSNKGDGHAAVPVVNVRRSRMAGCRQAAWLLYHVGVDTSALLFANEVDMEGLIMNQRVSLLVVGQDVLKSKAEVGSVCTILTNTYCEDAYSLLQSLDIKKLLLAGILLDTNNLSKKCSNRDSEAVQLLLFGTSEHMRHELFQQLMLDHNDHSFVEYLMNTYRNSTVDGNEDSPPEKKHSISASGSSQDAKKSNPTNQRPARGSGGKASDEAPRGKNKFFLAKWFGFGPK; from the exons ATGCTGTCGAACAAGGGGGATGGCCACGCGGCAGTGCCGGTGGTGAACGTGCGTCGGAGCAGGATGGCGGGGTGCAGGCAGGCGGCTTGGCTCCTCTACCACGTCGGGGTCGACACCTCGGCGCTGCTCTTCGCCAACGAG GTTGATATGGAGGGACTAATAATGAATCAGCGAGTTAGCTTGCTTGTGGTGGGGCAAGATGTTCTGAAATCAAAAGCTGAG GTGGGCTCCGTTTGCACAATCCTGACCAATACCTATTGTGAAGATGCCTATAGCCTACTTCAGAGCTTGGACATAAAGAAACTTCTG CTTGCAGGTATCCTGTTAGATACAAACAACCTTTCCAAGAAGTGCTCAAACAGAGATTCAGAGGCAGTGCAACTGCTTTTGTTCGGTACCTCTGAGCATATGAGGCACGAATTGTTTCAACAAT TGATGCTTGATCACAATGATCACTCTTTTGTTGAGTACCTGATGAACACCTACAGAAATTCAACTGTAGATG GTAATGAAGACAGCCCTCCAGAGAAAAAGCATTCAATTTCGGCATCAGGATCATCCCAAGATGCTAAAAAGTCCAATCCAA CTAACCAGAGGCCAGCACGTGGAAGTGGTGGAAAGGCTTCAGATGAAGCTCCTCGTGGGAAAAACAAATTTTTCTTGGCAAAATGGTTTGGTTTTGGCCCAAAATAA
- the LOC133927020 gene encoding uncharacterized protein LOC133927020 isoform X2, translating into MAFMALAGTYDLFSVPSCFSSGEKLPDVPASAAATRSGQSAVTLVYRAGIAGHDRLVTVTWCRNLLTHGLSVSIEGSVGSGKDKSGRVYGEAAASEGGGAKSCSTACKVEMQPWHFWRKYGAKQFQVDGKAIDVVWDLRSARYSDEPEPLSDYYVAVVSDEEVVLLLGNLKKDAFRRTGSRPSLQDAVLMCKKEHVFSKKRFLTKARFHEKGKLHDISIECSSSNLNGGVDVDMVIKVDGCVNVLVRHLQWKFRGNECISINQLKVQVYWDAHDWLFGTGMRHALFIFKPEAPSLSSPPSTSADLHNNEYSDFCLFLYAWKVE; encoded by the exons ATGGCTTTCATGGCACTTGCCGGCACCTAT GACTTGTTCTCGGTTCCTTCGTGTTTTTCGTCCGGCGAGAAGCTCCCGGACGTCCCGGCATCCGCGGCGGCCACCAGGTCGGGGCAGAGCGCGGTGACGCTGGTCTACCGCGCGGGGATCGCCGGCCACGACCGCCTGGTCACCGTGACATGGTGCAGGAACCTGCTCACCCATGGCCTGTCGGTGTCGATCGAAGGATCGGTGGGCAGCGGCAAGGACAAGAGCGGCAGGGTGTACGGTGAGGCCGCGGCCTCCGAAGGCGGCGGCGCCAAGAGCTGCAGCACCGCCTGCAAGGTGGAGATGCAGCCGTGGCACTTCTGGCGCAAGTACGGCGCCAAGCAGTTCCAGGTCGACGGCAAGGCCATCGATGTCGTCTGGGACCTCAGGAGCGCGAGGTACTCCGATGAGCCAGAGCCGCTGTCCGACTACTACGTCGCGGTGGTCTCGGACGAGgaggtcgtcctcctcctcggcaaCCTCAAGAAGGACGCCTTCCGGCGCACCGGGTCGCGGCCGTCTCTCCAGGACGCCGTCCTGATGTGCAAGAAGGAGCACGTATTCAGCAAGAAGAGGTTCCTCACCAAGGCCAGGTTCCATGAGAAGGGCAAGCTGCACGACATCAGCATCgagtgcagcagcagcaaccttAATGGCGGCGTGGACGTCGACATGGTGATCAAGGTCGACGGGTGCGTGAATGTTCTGGTCAGGCACCTACAGTGGAAGTTCAGAGGCAACGAGTGCATCTCCATCAATCAGCTCAAGGTGCAGGTGTACTGGGATGCGCATGATTGGCTCTTCGGCACAGGGATGAGGCATGCCCTGTTCATCTTCAAGCCTGAGGCGCCGTCTCTGTCTTCTCCGCCGTCCACTTCTGCTGACCTCCACAATAATGAGTACTCTGATTTCTGCTTGTTTCTGTACGCATGGAAGGTTGAGTGA
- the LOC133927020 gene encoding uncharacterized protein LOC133927020 isoform X1 yields the protein MACRGNQGWSLKDGAFIPPKRESSSGFKHPMRASSTRFHDLFSVPSCFSSGEKLPDVPASAAATRSGQSAVTLVYRAGIAGHDRLVTVTWCRNLLTHGLSVSIEGSVGSGKDKSGRVYGEAAASEGGGAKSCSTACKVEMQPWHFWRKYGAKQFQVDGKAIDVVWDLRSARYSDEPEPLSDYYVAVVSDEEVVLLLGNLKKDAFRRTGSRPSLQDAVLMCKKEHVFSKKRFLTKARFHEKGKLHDISIECSSSNLNGGVDVDMVIKVDGCVNVLVRHLQWKFRGNECISINQLKVQVYWDAHDWLFGTGMRHALFIFKPEAPSLSSPPSTSADLHNNEYSDFCLFLYAWKVE from the exons ATGGCCTGCAGGGGAAACCAAGGTTGGTCCCTGAAAGATGGAGCATTTATTCCACCCAAAAGAGAGAGTTCCTCCGGTTTTAAACACCCCATGAGGGCTTCCTCCACTCGCTTTCAT GACTTGTTCTCGGTTCCTTCGTGTTTTTCGTCCGGCGAGAAGCTCCCGGACGTCCCGGCATCCGCGGCGGCCACCAGGTCGGGGCAGAGCGCGGTGACGCTGGTCTACCGCGCGGGGATCGCCGGCCACGACCGCCTGGTCACCGTGACATGGTGCAGGAACCTGCTCACCCATGGCCTGTCGGTGTCGATCGAAGGATCGGTGGGCAGCGGCAAGGACAAGAGCGGCAGGGTGTACGGTGAGGCCGCGGCCTCCGAAGGCGGCGGCGCCAAGAGCTGCAGCACCGCCTGCAAGGTGGAGATGCAGCCGTGGCACTTCTGGCGCAAGTACGGCGCCAAGCAGTTCCAGGTCGACGGCAAGGCCATCGATGTCGTCTGGGACCTCAGGAGCGCGAGGTACTCCGATGAGCCAGAGCCGCTGTCCGACTACTACGTCGCGGTGGTCTCGGACGAGgaggtcgtcctcctcctcggcaaCCTCAAGAAGGACGCCTTCCGGCGCACCGGGTCGCGGCCGTCTCTCCAGGACGCCGTCCTGATGTGCAAGAAGGAGCACGTATTCAGCAAGAAGAGGTTCCTCACCAAGGCCAGGTTCCATGAGAAGGGCAAGCTGCACGACATCAGCATCgagtgcagcagcagcaaccttAATGGCGGCGTGGACGTCGACATGGTGATCAAGGTCGACGGGTGCGTGAATGTTCTGGTCAGGCACCTACAGTGGAAGTTCAGAGGCAACGAGTGCATCTCCATCAATCAGCTCAAGGTGCAGGTGTACTGGGATGCGCATGATTGGCTCTTCGGCACAGGGATGAGGCATGCCCTGTTCATCTTCAAGCCTGAGGCGCCGTCTCTGTCTTCTCCGCCGTCCACTTCTGCTGACCTCCACAATAATGAGTACTCTGATTTCTGCTTGTTTCTGTACGCATGGAAGGTTGAGTGA
- the LOC133927020 gene encoding uncharacterized protein LOC133927020 isoform X3 — MMQDLFSVPSCFSSGEKLPDVPASAAATRSGQSAVTLVYRAGIAGHDRLVTVTWCRNLLTHGLSVSIEGSVGSGKDKSGRVYGEAAASEGGGAKSCSTACKVEMQPWHFWRKYGAKQFQVDGKAIDVVWDLRSARYSDEPEPLSDYYVAVVSDEEVVLLLGNLKKDAFRRTGSRPSLQDAVLMCKKEHVFSKKRFLTKARFHEKGKLHDISIECSSSNLNGGVDVDMVIKVDGCVNVLVRHLQWKFRGNECISINQLKVQVYWDAHDWLFGTGMRHALFIFKPEAPSLSSPPSTSADLHNNEYSDFCLFLYAWKVE, encoded by the coding sequence ATGATGCAGGACTTGTTCTCGGTTCCTTCGTGTTTTTCGTCCGGCGAGAAGCTCCCGGACGTCCCGGCATCCGCGGCGGCCACCAGGTCGGGGCAGAGCGCGGTGACGCTGGTCTACCGCGCGGGGATCGCCGGCCACGACCGCCTGGTCACCGTGACATGGTGCAGGAACCTGCTCACCCATGGCCTGTCGGTGTCGATCGAAGGATCGGTGGGCAGCGGCAAGGACAAGAGCGGCAGGGTGTACGGTGAGGCCGCGGCCTCCGAAGGCGGCGGCGCCAAGAGCTGCAGCACCGCCTGCAAGGTGGAGATGCAGCCGTGGCACTTCTGGCGCAAGTACGGCGCCAAGCAGTTCCAGGTCGACGGCAAGGCCATCGATGTCGTCTGGGACCTCAGGAGCGCGAGGTACTCCGATGAGCCAGAGCCGCTGTCCGACTACTACGTCGCGGTGGTCTCGGACGAGgaggtcgtcctcctcctcggcaaCCTCAAGAAGGACGCCTTCCGGCGCACCGGGTCGCGGCCGTCTCTCCAGGACGCCGTCCTGATGTGCAAGAAGGAGCACGTATTCAGCAAGAAGAGGTTCCTCACCAAGGCCAGGTTCCATGAGAAGGGCAAGCTGCACGACATCAGCATCgagtgcagcagcagcaaccttAATGGCGGCGTGGACGTCGACATGGTGATCAAGGTCGACGGGTGCGTGAATGTTCTGGTCAGGCACCTACAGTGGAAGTTCAGAGGCAACGAGTGCATCTCCATCAATCAGCTCAAGGTGCAGGTGTACTGGGATGCGCATGATTGGCTCTTCGGCACAGGGATGAGGCATGCCCTGTTCATCTTCAAGCCTGAGGCGCCGTCTCTGTCTTCTCCGCCGTCCACTTCTGCTGACCTCCACAATAATGAGTACTCTGATTTCTGCTTGTTTCTGTACGCATGGAAGGTTGAGTGA
- the LOC133890750 gene encoding uncharacterized protein LOC133890750, with amino-acid sequence MWDSTMFLNFISHNIQVAQFYSDNHPHIVCEHGRHKFTSMMSFLGGKDMLKSVDVPGTNTQIKVTQEVLRRLLVGMFVRCQHLHSEGKTLEGCFSADNMFVPDQDVFMIPYIEVKLDSLRMEAFKPYTDEGGDKDLMKLGVIVEDVILSSETELPADLKQLFVLLRTEPIKNKNLIYCHVSLKGPRGKLSHFMWLYKRLTYLQKKVPSKYEKIMLKFKDDKDNWRKRANRNKFLAKLRPFNTCGRGGYSKHGKGLSRFYRNSVEHLLKMFDDNNPNSGTKPEEHEKKAHPASPVEEEELEDYHIAIILTQAFPEFLGDLQEAFHEQNELQRFNTEDTVPLQNAAPAVATSEC; translated from the exons ATGTGGGACAGTACTATGTTTCTCAACTTCATCAGTCACAATATACAGGTGGCTCAATTTTACTCGGACAACCATCCTCACATTGTTTGTGAGCATGGAAGGCATAAGTTCACTTCAATGATGTCATTCTTAGGCGGAAAGGATATGTTGAAATCTGTTGATGTTCCTGGGACGAACACTCAAATAAAAGTCACACAGGAAGTCCTTAGGAGACTTCTGGTCGGAATGTTTGTCCGCTGTCAACATTTGCACTCCGAGGGCAAAACGCTTGAGGGATGCTTCTCAGCTGATAATATGTTTGTTCCAGATCAGGATGTATTTATGATACCATACATTGAGGTGAAATTAGATTCCCTCCGTATGGAAGCGTTCAAGCCTTATACAGACGAAGGAGGAGACAAGGACCTCATGAAGTTGGGTGTGATAGTTGAGGATGTCATCCTTTCCTCGGAAACAGAATTGCCTGCTGATTTGAAGCAACTATTTGTGTTACTGCGCACTGAGCCtatcaaaaacaaaaatctgATTTACTGTCATGTGAGTCTCAAGGGACCAAGGGGGAAGCTGTCACACTTCATGTGGTTGTACAAGAGGCTAACGTACTTGCAAAAGAAAGTGCCCAGCAAGTATGAGAAGATCATGCTAAAATTCAAAGATGATAAAGATAACTGGAGAAAAAGAGCTAACAGAAACAAATTTCTGGCCAAACTTCGTCCTTTTAACACCTGCGGTCGAGGCGGTTATTCCAAACATGGGAAAGGCCTAAGTCGTTTCTACAGAAATTCTGTAGAACATTTGCTTAAGATGTTTGATGACAATAACCCAAACTCAGGGACAAAACCTGAAGAACATGAAAAGAAGGCCCATCCAGCATCACCtgttgaagaagaagagcttgaagacTATCATATTGCCATTATTTTGACACAAGCATTTCCAGAATTCTTAGGTGATCTACAGGAGGCGTTCCATGAACAAAATGAGCTTCAAAGGTTCAATACCGAAGATACAGTGCCCCTTCAAAAT GCTGCTCCTGCTGTTGCAACCTCAGAATGTTGA